ATGAAGCCCCGGATGCTGTCTCGCAGCATCCGCGTCTCTTGATCCTCGACACAGGCGGAGGCCGGGACATGTTTAGCCATATCGCCCCCCGGTGATGTGAAGCGTCTCGCCCGAGATGTATTCCGCCGCATCCGAGGCGAGGAACACCACGCCGTTGGCGATGTCGCGTTCGTTGCCAAGGCGCTGCACGGTATTCATTGCCAGAGCGCGCGACTTTATCCGGTCGTAGTTTGGAAGCGCCTCGATCATCTCGGTGGCGATGAACCCCGGCGCGATGGCATTTACGGTGACATTGAAGCGCCCCTGTTCCATCCCCAGCGCCCGGGTGAAGCCGATGATGCCGGCCTTGGCGGCGGCATAGTTGGTCTGTCCCGGATTGCCGAGATAGGCGCGAGAGGAGATGTTGATCACCCGGCCCCACTTCTGTTCCATGAAGTACGGCACCACGGCGCGCGAGCAGGTATAGGCACCCTTCAGGATCACGCCCACAACAGCGTCCCAGTCCTGTTCGGGCATCTTGGTGATGTAGTTGTCGCGCGGAAATCCGGCATTGTTGACCAGGATGTGGACGGCGCCAAATGCTTCGATCGTGCGCGAGACGAGGGCTTCGACCTGTGCCTCGTTCGTGACATCGCAGACCACGCCGATCGCGTCGTATCCGTCGGCCTCAAGAGCGGCGCGGGTGGCTTCTGTGGTTTCGGGGTCGATATCGGTGATCACCACCTTCGCCCCCTCTTCGGCCAGCGCGCGGGCGGTCACTGCGCCGATCCCGCGACCCGATCCGGTGACGATAGCCACCTTGTCCTTTAGTCCCAGTTCCAAGTTACGCTCCTTCAGGTTGTCAGTATTCGCCCGAGAACACGGTTACGATCTCGGGAAAGAATGCGATCAGGGCCAAGACCGCGAACTCGGCCAGCACGAAAGGCAGCACCCCGACAAAGACCCGTTTAAGAGGTACGCCGGTGATCGAGCTGGCGACGAAAACGTTCATTCCGATTGGGGGGGTAATCAGCCCGATTTCGACCGTTTTGGTCACCAGGATGCCGAACCAGATCGGCGAATAGCCAAGCTCCATGACCATTGGAAAGACGATCGGCATGGTCAGGATCAGGATCGCCAGCTGATCCATCACGCAGCCCAGCAGGATGTAGATCAGGATCAGGATTAAAATCACCACGCCCGGCCCGATCTCAAGCCCTTGCACGTACGAAACCAGCGCCTGCGGTGCCATGGTCAGGGTGACAAAATAGCCGAAAATGTGCGCCCCGATAATAATGGTGAAGATCATTGCAGTCGGGCGCGTTGTACGTTCGAGCGCCCCCATGAATTCGCGCCAGCCCATACGTCTGAGCAACACGGCGGCAATCATGATCGCGCCAAAGCAGCCGACCGCGGCGGCTTCGGTCACGGTGACAGCGCCAGAATAAATCCCGGCCACGACAAAGACGAACAGCAGAACCACCGGCCAGATGTCGCGCAGTGACGCGAAGCGCTCACGCCACCCATGGCTTTGCACTGGTGGCGCCAGATCGCGGTTCAGCGTCGCCCAGACCATCGTGATCCCGGCAAAGCTGAGCGCGGTAATGAGACCCGGCAGAATGCCGGCAATGAACAGCCCGCCGATCGAGGTTTCGGTGATGATACCGTAAACCATCAGCACAACCGAAGGCGGGATCATGATCGACAACGTCCCGGCGGCCGCAACCGTGCCTACGATCATGCCGCGGTCATAGCCATATTTCTCAGCCTCGGGCGCGACGGTGCGCGCCATCGTGGCCGTCGCCGCGGTGGACGAGCCCGAAACCGCCCCGAAGCCTGCGCTGGTAAAGACCGTGGCCACGGCCAGTCCGCCGGGCAAATGGCCCACCCACCTGTTGGCGGCGCGGAACATGTCCGACGAAATCCGACTGGCCGACAGGATCTCGGCCATCAAGATGAACAAGGGAATGGCGGTCAACAGCCAAGAGGCGGTGTTGCGATACGGGGCCACCGACAGGATGCCGAGCGCCAGATTGAGCCCGCCGATCAGATACAGGCCGACGGTGCCGGCGATGCCCATCGCGAAGCCTATC
The nucleotide sequence above comes from Sagittula sp. P11. Encoded proteins:
- a CDS encoding SDR family NAD(P)-dependent oxidoreductase, with product MELGLKDKVAIVTGSGRGIGAVTARALAEEGAKVVITDIDPETTEATRAALEADGYDAIGVVCDVTNEAQVEALVSRTIEAFGAVHILVNNAGFPRDNYITKMPEQDWDAVVGVILKGAYTCSRAVVPYFMEQKWGRVINISSRAYLGNPGQTNYAAAKAGIIGFTRALGMEQGRFNVTVNAIAPGFIATEMIEALPNYDRIKSRALAMNTVQRLGNERDIANGVVFLASDAAEYISGETLHITGGRYG
- a CDS encoding TRAP transporter large permease encodes the protein MEFLAPVSLLLAGLLVVGMPIGFAMGIAGTVGLYLIGGLNLALGILSVAPYRNTASWLLTAIPLFILMAEILSASRISSDMFRAANRWVGHLPGGLAVATVFTSAGFGAVSGSSTAATATMARTVAPEAEKYGYDRGMIVGTVAAAGTLSIMIPPSVVLMVYGIITETSIGGLFIAGILPGLITALSFAGITMVWATLNRDLAPPVQSHGWRERFASLRDIWPVVLLFVFVVAGIYSGAVTVTEAAAVGCFGAIMIAAVLLRRMGWREFMGALERTTRPTAMIFTIIIGAHIFGYFVTLTMAPQALVSYVQGLEIGPGVVILILILIYILLGCVMDQLAILILTMPIVFPMVMELGYSPIWFGILVTKTVEIGLITPPIGMNVFVASSITGVPLKRVFVGVLPFVLAEFAVLALIAFFPEIVTVFSGEY